TTCTTAGAGAGTAAATGACGTGTCATTCTGAGCTATACGAAACTAAGAACTTTAGTTCTCAAGTTGAGTTATGCCCTTTGGGTAGGAGTGAAACGGAGTCGAAGAATCTAGTCGAGAAGAACCTATGTCTAAAGCAATTGCCGGTCGCAGGTACCGCCATTACAAGAAAGATACGATGATCTATACGGTCGTTACCGCCGATGCCCTTGACTGCGAAACGGTTGAACCCGTCGTAGTGTACCGCAGCGAGTACGAGACTCCCGACCACCCGAAGGGAACGCTCTGGGTGCGCTCCCGCAAGGATTTCGAGAGCCGCGTGATGCTCCCCGATGGCGTCGAGATGGACCGCTTTACGGAAATTTGATTGCCTCCG
This genomic interval from Fibrobacter sp. UWR3 contains the following:
- a CDS encoding DUF1653 domain-containing protein; the protein is MSKAIAGRRYRHYKKDTMIYTVVTADALDCETVEPVVVYRSEYETPDHPKGTLWVRSRKDFESRVMLPDGVEMDRFTEI